The following DNA comes from Candidatus Krumholzibacteriia bacterium.
CCTCGACGCGGTGCTCGACCGCGCCGAGCCCGACCTGGTCGTCTACATCGCCGGGGCGGACGTGTACGCCGGCGACCGCCTCGGCCGGCTGTCGCTGACTCCGGACGGGATCGCGGCGCGCGACCGCCGGGTGTTCGCGGCCCTCGGCCGCCGTGCACTGCCCTGGGCCATGGTCATGGGCGGCGGATACGCTCAGCCGATCGAGGAGACCGTGTCGATCCAGCACCGGACGGTGCGGATCGCCCTCGAGTCGGTGGCGAACGGCAACCACGGGGCCGGTCCGCCGGTGTCCTGATCGGTGATCCGGTTGGCCGAACCCTTGCAAACGACCTCCCGAAGAAGGTGGCGCCGTTCCGCGGAATCATGCGGAACCACGCGGAACCGCGCGCCCCGATCGCACACGTCCCGGGAGGACAACCGTGGTACGCACACGCCTGGCGCCCTTCGTCTTCGCGCTCGCCCTGGTGGGTCTCGCCGCCTGTGACAACGATCCCGAGCGCATCTCGGACCTCGGCCCGATCACGCCGCCGGACCCGATTCCGGCCACGAACTACATCGACGCCGTCGCGCGCGACGGCGGATCCGGTGCGTACGTGAACGAGGAGATGCCGACCGGCGACGCCACCGCGCCCGAAGTCGACGGGTCGCTGTGGTTCGTCCGCGGCGGATCGATGGTGTTGACCGTCACCGTCGAGGACACGGCCACCGAGCTGTACGTGAGTGCAACCCGTGCCGACCTCGGCTACTACCGCGTGCCGCTCGACGGCTCGGCGGTGGTGATCGACGAGGAACGTACGCGCGCGTCGGCACGGATCGAAAAACTCGCCGCCGCCGGAGTCGAACCGGCCGCGGCCCGCGAATCCACGGCCTTCCGTGCGCCGCGGACGGTGACACTGACGCTGACTCCGGCGGAGACCGCCTCGTCGTTCACGGTGACGGTCTCGGCCGGCGACGGTACATCGGTCACGTCGGCGTCGACGCACGGGGTCCAGGTGAACACCACGGCCAGTTCGTCGGCCGAACTGCAGGTCAGTCTGAACTGGATCGACGGCATCGACTACGACCTGCACCTGGTCACGCCGAGCGGTGATCGAATCTACTACGCGCAGAAGAACGGTCCCAATGGTGGCGAGCTCGATCTCGACTCGAACCCCGGCTGCAATCTCGACTGGGTGAACAACGAGAACATCACCTGGGGCAGCACCACGCCGGCGCCGGGCGAGTACGTGGTCGAGCTCGACGTCTTCAGCGCGTGCAGCGAACCGGGACCCTTCCCTTACCTGATCACGGTCACCGTCGGGGGCGAAGCGACGGTCTTCGAGGGCGAGATGGCGCTCGTCGACGGCTCGGAGCCGCCGGCGCTCGAGGTGAGCCGCTTCACGGTCGGACCCTGAGTCCGCCGAGACTCCTCTTGGTCGAGGCCCGGGCCGTGCGGTCCGGGCCTCGTCACGTCCGGATCCCGGTGCTTGCCGCCGTGCCGGGTCGTGCGCACACTCTCGGTTCCCGCTGCGCGCGTTCCCGAATCCCCGGAGTCCGATGACCACGCCGTCGCTCGAATCCGTCCTGCGTCCGCTCGTCCTGGTCCGCGCCGCGCTCGGCGGGGTGCTCATGGGACTGGCCAACCTGGTCCCCGGGATCTCGGGTGGCACCATGCTGCTGGCCGCGGGGATCTATCCCCGCTTCGTCGCCGCGGTGGCCGAGGTGAGCACGTTGCGGTTCCGCGTGCCGGCGCTGGTGTTGCTCGGCACCGTGGCCGTGGCCGCGCTCGCCGGAATCGTGCTGCTGGCCGGGCCGATCAAGGACCTGGTCGTCCACCAGCGTTGGATCATGTACAGCCTCTTCGTCGGTCTCACGCTCGGCGGCCTTCCGGTGGTGTGGCGCATGGCGCGTCCGGCGACGCGATCGGTGTTCCTGGGTGCGGGTGGAGGCTTCGTGGCCATGGCCGCGCTCGCGATCGCGCAGGCGAGTGGTGCCACCGGCGGCGACGGACAGGCCGACCTGCTGCTGCTCGGGCTGGCCGGACTGGCCGGGGCCAGCGCCATGATCCTGCCCGGTGTGTCGGGCGGCTACCTGTTGCTCGTGCTCGGGCAGTACGTGCCGATCCTCGGCGCGATCGAGGCGCTGAAGGACGCCGTCGCCGCGCGTGACCTGGCGGCGGCCACCGAGCCGGCGCTGACCGTCCTGCTCCCGGTCGGCGTGGGTGTCGTGGCTGGCGTGGTCGTCGTGAGCAACGCGTTGAAGTGGTTGCTGGCGCGCTACGAGAAGGCCACGCTCGGCGTGCTGATCGGCCTGTTGCTCGGCGCAGTGGTCGGGCTGTGGCCCTTCCAGGCGCCGGTCGAGCCGCCGCTCGGGGCCACGGTGAAGGGTGAGGTGGTGACCGCCGAGTCCCTCGCCACGATCGAGGTCGAGGACTGGCCCACGCGGAGGTTCACGCCCGACGCCGGACAGGTGGGGGGCGCACTCGGGTTGGTCGTGCTCGGCTTCCTGGTGACCTCGGCGATTGCCCGGTTGGGCCGCGACGAGCCCAGCGCCTG
Coding sequences within:
- a CDS encoding DUF368 domain-containing protein; translated protein: MTTPSLESVLRPLVLVRAALGGVLMGLANLVPGISGGTMLLAAGIYPRFVAAVAEVSTLRFRVPALVLLGTVAVAALAGIVLLAGPIKDLVVHQRWIMYSLFVGLTLGGLPVVWRMARPATRSVFLGAGGGFVAMAALAIAQASGATGGDGQADLLLLGLAGLAGASAMILPGVSGGYLLLVLGQYVPILGAIEALKDAVAARDLAAATEPALTVLLPVGVGVVAGVVVVSNALKWLLARYEKATLGVLIGLLLGAVVGLWPFQAPVEPPLGATVKGEVVTAESLATIEVEDWPTRRFTPDAGQVGGALGLVVLGFLVTSAIARLGRDEPSA